The following are from one region of the Pocillopora verrucosa isolate sample1 chromosome 3, ASM3666991v2, whole genome shotgun sequence genome:
- the LOC131769993 gene encoding adhesion G protein-coupled receptor L2-like isoform X3: protein MQFVFIIHLISLTLIFVMVHRVLSERCDNSNWWESLDRTPGWSVCPRNNTYLKGFWRSQNKTGDERVGRLEKGRCCDAAEPRYAGQPSRCVNANWSRTLDGHNIWALCPKGFYMNGIRTGSHRPFRSFLNHIDEARCCHPTDHPSSYEDCYDEDVAISFNNEGWSECQKNGYYMSGLYKSNCDELNCIDKFRCCKHLPKNEQSNGITDLQKEVDAIITGSYPSTHLSTVITKFLNLTKTGDELKLNLSELSLSVDMLKQLVQYNSIKNNSAIGATSDQQNIVRVASNLLDEKNTKTWLLLQEKRENITDILLKTMDDFAFQVNSNLGNSTNKSELLSRNIALRVDRWNPKHELKVDFAQYGATILVPGSAISDTVKTRMSTITYRTLENVLRLPVDGPSNNQSAGSRLRRSGTSIVSVTIHDRVSGSLNKPIKLAFNHNNKRSDLIGQCVFWEIDQSNRTWLTRGCVRVDRESNSRVTTCECDHLTIFAVLLNNKPVKPRHQPYFKYISTELCTTTAVLLHYSLLSVFFWMLCHGVMLYFLILKAERPEILALKKKWFYALGWGVPVLIVAISLTVTGVKSYAANNCWLTTEHWLIYWAFVAPVAVILLINSILLIILLRGILRATKTKNNKTPAKHVKDWLRRFAMLLPILGITWSFGFLTFITSTAVFHYIFTILNSFQGVFIFVSFCILDDSVKKSVKSILCERMNTTKRDTRRRKRHFSGVNTELQLI from the exons ATGCAATTTGTGTTTATCATTCATTTGATCAGTTTGACGCTGATATTTGTTATGGTCCATCGTGTCTTGAGCGAGAGATGTGACAACAGCAACTGGTGGGAAAGCCTGGATAGGACCCCGGGATGGTCGGTGTGTCCAAGAAATAACACCTACCTAAAGGGATTCTGGAGGAGTCAAAACAAAACCGGAGATGAAAGAGTTGGACGCCTGGAAAAAGGAAGATGCTGCGATGCTGCGGAGCCGCGTTACGCCGGTCAGCCTTCAAGATGTGTGAATGCAAACTGGTCACGCACGTTGGATGG ACATAATATCTGGGCTTTATGTCCAAAAGGCTTTTACATGAATGGCATCAGAACTGGATCTCATCGTCCCTTTCGTTCATTTTTGAACCACATCGATGAGGCAAGATGTTGCCATCCAACGGATCATCCCAGCAGTTATGAAGACTGTTACGATGAAGATGTTGCTATTTCATTCAACAACGAAGGTTGGAGTGAATGCCAGAAGAATGGTTATTACATGAGCGGTCTCTACAAAAGTAACTGCGATGAACTTAACTGTATTGACAAGTTCAGATGCTGTAAACATCTTCCTAAAAACG AGCAATCAAACGGAATTACAGATCTACAGAAAGAG GTTGATGCCATTATCACCGGTAGTTACCCTTCCACCCACTTAAGCACGGTCATCAcaaaatttctcaatttgacAAAGACTGGGGACGAGCTTAAACTCAACTTAAGCGAACTTTCTCTCTCCGTGGATATGCTCAAACAACTTGTGCAGTATAACTCGATAAAAAACAACAGCGCGATCGGCGCAACATCGGACCAACAAAACATCGTGAGAGTGGCAAGTAATTTACTGGatgagaaaaatacaaaaacatggTTGCTGTTGCAGGAG AAAAGGGAAAACATCACTGACATACTTCTGAAGACTATGGACGACTTTGCTTTTCAAGTGAACAGTAACCTTGGTAACTCAACTAATAAATCGGAGTTATTATCAAGAAACATCGCTCTTAGAGTTGATCGCTGGAACCCAAAACATGAG TTGAAGGTTGACTTCGCTCAATATGGCGCAACAATCCTTGTTCCTGGCTCAGCGATCTCGGACACAGTGAAAACTCGCATGTCCACCATTACCTACAGAACACTTGAAAATGTCCTTAGGCTTCCAGTAGATGGACCCAGTAATAATCAGAGCGCCGGAAGTAGGCTTCGGAGGAGTGGTACAAGCATTGTTTCAGTCACTATTCATGATCGTGTATCTGGTTCCCTGAATAAACCTATCAAGCTGGCTTTTAATCACAATAACAAG CGTTCTGATTTGATTGGACAGTGCGTTTTCTGGGAGATCGACCAATCAAACAGGACGTGGCTGACGCGTGGATGTGTTCGCGTTGATCGTGAGTCAAACTCGCGCGTAACTACGTGCGAGTGTGATCACTTAACCATCTTTGCAGTCTTACTGAACAACAAGCCA GTAAAACCTCGTCATCAGCCGTACTTCAAATATATTTCTACT GAGTTATGCACAACAACAGCAGTGTTACTCCATTATTCCCTCCTGTCTGTATTTTTCTGGATGCTGTGTCATGGTGTTATGTTGTACTTCCTTATATTAAAGGCTGAACGGCCAGAAATTCTggcattgaaaaagaaatggttCTACGCTCTAGGATGGG GTGTTCCAGTCCTAATAGTGGCCATTTCTCTGACAGTAACTGGAGTCAAGTCTTATGCAGCAAATAACTGTTGGCTTACAACAGAACATTGGCTCATTTATTGGGCGTTTGTTGCTCCAGTTGCCGTAATCCTATTA ATCAACTCAATTCTGTTAATTATCTTGCTTCGTGGGATACTCAGAGCGactaaaaccaaaaacaacaaaacacctGCCAAGCACGTGAAGGATTGGTTGAGACGTTTTGCAATGCTGCTGCCAATTCTGGGTATCACGTGGTCGTTTGGCTTTCTCACGTTCATTACATCAACAGCTGTGTTTCATTACATATTCACCATCTTGAATTCATTCCAAGGAGTTTTCATATTTGTGAGTTTCTGCATTTTAGACGATTCG GTTAAAAAATCTGTTAAGAGTATTTTGTGTGAGAGAATGAATACAACCAAGAGAGACACAAGAAGAAGGAAACGCCATTTTTCAGGTGTAAATACGG
- the LOC131769993 gene encoding adhesion G protein-coupled receptor L2-like isoform X1: MQFVFIIHLISLTLIFVMVHRVLSERCDNSNWWESLDRTPGWSVCPRNNTYLKGFWRSQNKTGDERVGRLEKGRCCDAAEPRYAGQPSRCVNANWSRTLDGHNIWALCPKGFYMNGIRTGSHRPFRSFLNHIDEARCCHPTDHPSSYEDCYDEDVAISFNNEGWSECQKNGYYMSGLYKSNCDELNCIDKFRCCKHLPKNEQSNGITDLQKEVDAIITGSYPSTHLSTVITKFLNLTKTGDELKLNLSELSLSVDMLKQLVQYNSIKNNSAIGATSDQQNIVRVASNLLDEKNTKTWLLLQEKRENITDILLKTMDDFAFQVNSNLGNSTNKSELLSRNIALRVDRWNPKHELKVDFAQYGATILVPGSAISDTVKTRMSTITYRTLENVLRLPVDGPSNNQSAGSRLRRSGTSIVSVTIHDRVSGSLNKPIKLAFNHNNKRSDLIGQCVFWEIDQSNRTWLTRGCVRVDRESNSRVTTCECDHLTIFAVLLNNKPVKPRHQPYFKYISTVGCACSLFFLVLTCVTILTCWKKLRSFRIKMLLHLFAAISVSCLLIIIAGKAERPKELCTTTAVLLHYSLLSVFFWMLCHGVMLYFLILKAERPEILALKKKWFYALGWGVPVLIVAISLTVTGVKSYAANNCWLTTEHWLIYWAFVAPVAVILLINSILLIILLRGILRATKTKNNKTPAKHVKDWLRRFAMLLPILGITWSFGFLTFITSTAVFHYIFTILNSFQGVFIFVSFCILDDSVKKSVKSILCERMNTTKRDTRRRKRHFSGVNTELQLI, translated from the exons ATGCAATTTGTGTTTATCATTCATTTGATCAGTTTGACGCTGATATTTGTTATGGTCCATCGTGTCTTGAGCGAGAGATGTGACAACAGCAACTGGTGGGAAAGCCTGGATAGGACCCCGGGATGGTCGGTGTGTCCAAGAAATAACACCTACCTAAAGGGATTCTGGAGGAGTCAAAACAAAACCGGAGATGAAAGAGTTGGACGCCTGGAAAAAGGAAGATGCTGCGATGCTGCGGAGCCGCGTTACGCCGGTCAGCCTTCAAGATGTGTGAATGCAAACTGGTCACGCACGTTGGATGG ACATAATATCTGGGCTTTATGTCCAAAAGGCTTTTACATGAATGGCATCAGAACTGGATCTCATCGTCCCTTTCGTTCATTTTTGAACCACATCGATGAGGCAAGATGTTGCCATCCAACGGATCATCCCAGCAGTTATGAAGACTGTTACGATGAAGATGTTGCTATTTCATTCAACAACGAAGGTTGGAGTGAATGCCAGAAGAATGGTTATTACATGAGCGGTCTCTACAAAAGTAACTGCGATGAACTTAACTGTATTGACAAGTTCAGATGCTGTAAACATCTTCCTAAAAACG AGCAATCAAACGGAATTACAGATCTACAGAAAGAG GTTGATGCCATTATCACCGGTAGTTACCCTTCCACCCACTTAAGCACGGTCATCAcaaaatttctcaatttgacAAAGACTGGGGACGAGCTTAAACTCAACTTAAGCGAACTTTCTCTCTCCGTGGATATGCTCAAACAACTTGTGCAGTATAACTCGATAAAAAACAACAGCGCGATCGGCGCAACATCGGACCAACAAAACATCGTGAGAGTGGCAAGTAATTTACTGGatgagaaaaatacaaaaacatggTTGCTGTTGCAGGAG AAAAGGGAAAACATCACTGACATACTTCTGAAGACTATGGACGACTTTGCTTTTCAAGTGAACAGTAACCTTGGTAACTCAACTAATAAATCGGAGTTATTATCAAGAAACATCGCTCTTAGAGTTGATCGCTGGAACCCAAAACATGAG TTGAAGGTTGACTTCGCTCAATATGGCGCAACAATCCTTGTTCCTGGCTCAGCGATCTCGGACACAGTGAAAACTCGCATGTCCACCATTACCTACAGAACACTTGAAAATGTCCTTAGGCTTCCAGTAGATGGACCCAGTAATAATCAGAGCGCCGGAAGTAGGCTTCGGAGGAGTGGTACAAGCATTGTTTCAGTCACTATTCATGATCGTGTATCTGGTTCCCTGAATAAACCTATCAAGCTGGCTTTTAATCACAATAACAAG CGTTCTGATTTGATTGGACAGTGCGTTTTCTGGGAGATCGACCAATCAAACAGGACGTGGCTGACGCGTGGATGTGTTCGCGTTGATCGTGAGTCAAACTCGCGCGTAACTACGTGCGAGTGTGATCACTTAACCATCTTTGCAGTCTTACTGAACAACAAGCCA GTAAAACCTCGTCATCAGCCGTACTTCAAATATATTTCTACTGTAGGTTGCGCatgttcacttttctttctggTGCTCACTTGTGTGACAATCTTAACCTGTTGGAAAAAGTTGAGAAGTTTTCGGATAAAAATGTTACTGCACTTGTTTGCTGCCATTTCGGTTTCTTGTCTTCTAATTATTATAGCTGGAAAAGCAGAAAGACCAAAG GAGTTATGCACAACAACAGCAGTGTTACTCCATTATTCCCTCCTGTCTGTATTTTTCTGGATGCTGTGTCATGGTGTTATGTTGTACTTCCTTATATTAAAGGCTGAACGGCCAGAAATTCTggcattgaaaaagaaatggttCTACGCTCTAGGATGGG GTGTTCCAGTCCTAATAGTGGCCATTTCTCTGACAGTAACTGGAGTCAAGTCTTATGCAGCAAATAACTGTTGGCTTACAACAGAACATTGGCTCATTTATTGGGCGTTTGTTGCTCCAGTTGCCGTAATCCTATTA ATCAACTCAATTCTGTTAATTATCTTGCTTCGTGGGATACTCAGAGCGactaaaaccaaaaacaacaaaacacctGCCAAGCACGTGAAGGATTGGTTGAGACGTTTTGCAATGCTGCTGCCAATTCTGGGTATCACGTGGTCGTTTGGCTTTCTCACGTTCATTACATCAACAGCTGTGTTTCATTACATATTCACCATCTTGAATTCATTCCAAGGAGTTTTCATATTTGTGAGTTTCTGCATTTTAGACGATTCG GTTAAAAAATCTGTTAAGAGTATTTTGTGTGAGAGAATGAATACAACCAAGAGAGACACAAGAAGAAGGAAACGCCATTTTTCAGGTGTAAATACGG